The genomic DNA GGCAGACGAGCGAGCACCGGGAACCGGGCTCCGCGGACCGGGGGCCGGACACCGGCTCCGCTGCCGGGAACGCGATTTCCGCGATTCCACGGACGAGATACGAGACACGAGAAACAGGGGACGGGACAACCGATGCAGCATGTGAACTCTTGGCGGACCGTGGCGGCGGCGACGGGCAGGGCGGACCGGGCCGCGGCGGAGGAGGGCGTGCGGCTCGCCTACCGCAGCGCGGGCCTCGCCGAGCCGGGACGGATCATCTGGGCCGACTCGCCGCGCGCGGCGGTCGGCGTGGTGGAGAAGCTGGCCGACGCCGGCCGTTCGGTCCGCGATGACATCCGCACCCGGCCCTGGGCCGAGGAACGCCGCCGGATGTACGACGAGTTGGGCCCCGCGGGCTGGTCCGCGCTCTGGTCCGCCACCGGGGCCCAGCTCTGGGAGACCACGGCGGCCCTCGCCGAACGGATACGGACGGGTGTCGTCGCGGACCTCGCCGCACGGCCGGAGGACGAGTCCGGTGTCCGGCTGCTGCTGCTCGACGCCGTCCTCGGACAGCACGACGCCGCCTGGCTCGCCGCCTTCGACGGGCGCGGCGAGCGGTTGACCGGCCTCGCGGAGGTCGCCCGCAACGCTGGCTGGTGGTGGCCGTACGAGAACGCCGTGGTGATCAGCGAGCGCCCCGAGGCGCTGCACCGGGACGAGGCGGGACGACTCGACCACGGGGACGGTCCGGCCCTCAGCTACGCGGACGGCTTCGCGCTGTACGCGTGGCGGGGGATGCCGGTTCCCGCCGAATTCCTGGCGGAACTGCCGGCCCTGACCCCGGAGCGGATACGCGCCGAGGAGAACGCGGAACTGCGCCGCGTGATGCTGGAGTACTACGGCTACGACCGCTACCTCACCGAATCCCGCGCCGAACCGGTCCACCGCGACGAGACGGGCATCCTCTGGCGGATCGCGCTGGACGGGGACGAGGACGTGGTGATGGTCGAGGTGGTCAACTCCACTCCCGAACCGGACGGCACGCACCGCACCTACTGGCTGCGGGTACCGCCGTCGACGCGGACGGCGAAGGACGGAGTCGCGTGGACCTTCGGAATCGACGGCGCGGCCTACGCGCCGGTGCGCCAGACCTGATCCGGGACGCCCCGGGCCGTGCCGGGGCAGTGGAGGGAAAGGCGCGGGAGAAGCGGGGGAGAAGCGAGGGAGAGACGGGAGAGGCGGGGGAGAGGCGTCAGGCCGTCAGGGTCGCGTGGTCGATGCCCAGTTCGCGGGCGAGTGCCTCATCGGTCCACCGCAGCATCGTGGTCCGGGAGAGCGGACCCGCGTACGACGTCATCTGCACGGCCAGGCCGTCGAGCAGGGCGGTCAGACGCCAGGCGACCGACTCCGGGTCGTCGCAGTGGAACTCACCGGCGGCGGCGCCCTCTTCGATGACCGCGGCCAGCTCGGCCTTCCACCGCTGGTCGAGCTCGCCCGCCACCTCGCGCAGCGCCGGCTCGCGCAGGGAGGCCGCCCAGCCCTCGATCCACAGACGCCAGCCCTTGGCCTGGCCGGTCGGCGCGTACCAGCGGACGGCCGCCCGCAGGCGCCGCACCGCGCTGGTGCGGCGGGCCAGCAGCTTGCGCAGATGGGCGAGGTCGGCCTCGGCCGCGTACGCGAAGGCGGCGGCGACCAGTTTCTCCTTGGTCGAGAAGTGGTAGAGCACCAGCGCGTTGCTCACCCCCAGTACGGAGGCCACATCGGCGATCCGTACGGAGGAGACCCCGCGCACCTGGATCTGTTCGACCGCGGCGCGCAGCAATTCCTCACGCCGCTCCGCCACGCCCAACCGCACTCTTGCCACGCGGCCACCCTAACCAATGCCCGGACCGTGTCCGGAAAGCGAGGTTCGGCTCGTCGCCGGCCTCCGGAAGCCTCTTCGCCCCTCCGGGAGCGTGGCATCACGCGTCCGGTGCGGGACCGGCGCGGAGGCGGCGGAGGCGGCGAAGGCCGGTTCCACGCTTCCGCCATGGGCCGCAGGGGCGCTCGGACGCCCCTGTCGCAGGCCTGATCCGTAAAAACACCAGGTCCTCGCTGTGACGTTTCTGTGTGCCGCCACGCAGAGGTAGGCGAGGGACGTCGGCCCCGGGGCGGGCGGACGGGGCGAATTGTGTCGCGTCGGCATGCGCCGGCGAGGCGATCGGTACGAAGAGGAACGTGTGGCCAAGGTCGAGGAACAGCGCCGCGGGCAGGTGTACGACGCCGAGCTCGGGGCGGCCGTTGAGCGGGCCCAGCAGGGAGACGAGGAAGCGTTCGCAGCGGCCTACCGGCTGACCCATCCCGGTCTGCTCGGCTATCTGCGGGGAATGGTCGGCGATGACGCCGAGGACGTGGCCTCCGACGCCTGGCTGGAGATCGCCCGCGATCTCTGGCGGTTCCGGGGAGACGGCGCGGGGTTTCGCGGCTGGACCGCGACGATCGCGCGGAACCAGGCGCTGGATCATCTGCGCAAGCAGAAACGGCGCCCCGGAACCGCCCTGCTGGAACAGGACATGCTCGAACTGCCGGGCGGTCACGACACCGCCGCGTCCGCCTTGGAGACCCTCTCCACACAGGAGGCGCTGGAACTCATCGCCACCCTGCCGAGGGAGCAGGCGGAGGCGGTCCTGCTGCGAGTCGTCGTCGGACTCGACGGCCCCGCGACGGCGCGCGTGCTCGGCAAGCGGGTCGGTGCCGTCCGCACGTCCGCGTACCGGGGACTGAAGAGACTCGGCGAGCAGTTGACCGGTAACAGAGTGCTGGGTGCGTCGCGCGGGCGGCGGAGCGGGCGGGGAGACGAGGCATGACACAGGAACCGCGGCACGGGTCCGGGGCATCGGTGCCACCCGGGCCGGACGGGGCGGGGGCAGCCGCCCGGAGTGCGGAAGAGGCCGGGCGGGATGCGGAACAGCGGGCACTCGCCGCCTTCCGGGAGGCGCGCGGCCAGTGGCCGGACGGGACGGTGCCGCCGTGGCGCAGACGCGGGCGCGACGACTGGCGGCCCGCGCAGGGGCGACGCGGTGGAATTCCGGTGCGTGCGGCGATCGGCGGCTTCGCCGTCGCGGTGACGCTCGGCGGGGCCGCGCTGGCCGCCGGTTCGGGCGCGCTGCCGACGCCGTTCGGCGACGGGGGACCCGGCGGCCGGGCCCCCGTCCGGCCCGCACACAGCGCGTCGGCCCCCTCGTCCGCCGGTCCGGAATCACCTCGCCCGGGTACGCCCCCGCCCCGCACCGGCGCCACGGGTCCGGGGCCGACCGGACCGACCGACTCCGGACGCCGCGCCGGTGGACCGGGGCAGGCACCGGACGGCGCGGCGCGGGCACCGGGCGACACGGCGCTCTGCCAGGTGTACGAGCGGTCGCGCGGCATCGGAAGGGCCGGAGACCCGACCGCCCTGGAGCGTCTGGAGAAGACCGCCGGAGGCGCGTCGGAGGTGGCGGGCCACTGTGAGGCGCTGCTCCGCCGGGCGGCCGACGGCACGGAGGGGAAAGCGGGCGCCGGCAGCGGTGCGCGGACGGGCCCGAAGCGCGAACCGGGGCCGGGAGCCGGGCGTGAGCCGGCACCGAAGGCCTCGGGCGCCGCCCGTGCCGGCCCCGCCGATCGCTGAGGCGGGACGAGCGGACGGGCGGACAGGTGGGACGAGGGACGAGCGGACGCGTGGACGGGCGGGACGAGGGACGAGCGGACGCGTGGACGGGTGGGACGAGGGACGAGGGACGAGCGGACGCGTGGACGGGTGGGACGAGGGACGAGGGACGAGCAGGTCCGGCGGGACGCTTCAGGGGTGCGGGGCGGCCGCAGGAATTCCGCCCTCGTCGAGGAGCCCGCCGCGACCGGTGTGATGGTTTCGTCCCGGCCGACGCTGGGCTGTACATGAACACGAAATTCGAACATGTGCCCGATATTGCGCGTCGTCTCGCCCTCGTCCTGGCTCTTGCCGCCGTGCCTGTCGCCGCGGTCTCCCCGGTGGCCCACGCCAAGGGAGCCGAGGCCGCGGAGGTCGTGGTGAGCGCACCGGACAGGTACACGCCCGTGCAGGACGTGCTGTACGCCGCCGGGGACACCGGCTATCTCCACCGGCGGGAGACGGACGACGGATCCACCGCTCCGTACCAGTGGCGCGGATACGACGGGTCGGAGCGGACCGTCGAGGGCTTCACCGGTCAACTGCCCGGCCAGCAGGGCTACTACGGAGCCGGTACGGACATCCTTCCCGTGCCCGTCGGCGCGAGCGGCGTGGTGCAGCTGCGCGACCCGGCGACCGGGGAATCGACGCCGCTCACCGTGCCGGACGGTCAGTACACCGTGGCTTCCTTCGGGCGGACGGTACTGACGTTCTCGTACAACGAGGTGTGGCAGGTGGACAAGCTGCACATTCTCCGGCTCCAGGACGGCACGACCACCGACACCCCGGTCGACCCACCGTCAGGACTGCGATTCGACCGGTACCCGGTCGCCGCCGGGGACGGGCAGCTGGCCGTCGTGAAGTTCACCCGCGGGCACACCCTCGGCATCCTCGACCTGACCAGCGGCACGCTCACCGCCGTCCCCACCCATGTGGTCGTCGACGAGTCCTGGTCCATCCAGGCCGCCGTCTCTCCCACCCACATCGCCTGGTACCAGCAGGGCATGAGCCAGGCACGGGTGATCCGCCGTGACGACCCGGCCGGGACACAGACCGCGGTCGCCGTACCGTCCTCCGGCGAAGGCACCCCCGTCGTCGGACTGGCCGGGGACTGGCTCCTCACCGCCTACCGGCCGCAGACCCCCACCGAGCAGAACCCTCCCGCACGTCGGGGAGGCCCGCTCAGAGCGACCCCGATCGCCGGCGGCACACCGCTGACCCTGCTGGCCTCGGCCCAGCCCGGCCTCGCCCAGATCCCCGGCGGCGGAGCGGTGACGGTCGGCGGCGCGGACGCCGGTGACTGGGCGGTGCGCCGTATCGAGACCGCGTCGGACGGCCGCCCGACGCTGCGTACGCTCTCCGAGGTGCCCGCCGCACCCGCCGTACTGCGCGGCATCGCGCTGGCCGGCGGCCAGTTGGTCACCAAGGAGGAGGACAGCGCACCGCGGCCCTCCTACCAGACGCGGAAGGTGACCCTGACGGGAACGCCGTCGGCCGGGGAACGCTCCGAAGTCACCACCGCCCCTCTCGGCGACAACTACGGCCAGCCGCTGGGCGCGGGCGACGGCTCCGTCGTCCACGTCCGGTACGACGAAGCCACCCAGCGGGATGTCCTCGTCCGCGCCTCGGCGACGGGTACACGCACCGAGGTCGTCCCCTTCGACCGCGTCATGCCGCCGACCTCCGGCCGCGGTCTGCGTGACGCCGCCGGGAGGTACGCGGTCTACGGAGGCGGCGACGAGCGGATGGTCGTCGACTTCGAAGCGGCCGACGGCGGCGCCGTGGTTCAGCAGCTGAAGACCCCGGCCGCCGCGCTCCAGGGGACCACGCTGTGGACCACCGACGGCACCGCGGGACGGATCGAGGCCCGCGACCTGGTCTCCGGCGCCGTCACCCCGTACACGGTCGGCGCCCCGTGCGTGATCCGTGACCTCCGGGTCGTCGGGCGCTGGGTGTACTGGGACTGCCTGGGCCAGGACACGACCGGCGACCTGTCGACCCCCTTCGGCGTGTACGACCTGAAGACCGGTGACGGCATCAGTCTGCCCAAGCGCGGAAAGCTCGGGGACGGGTTCCTCGTCAACCACGACACGGCCGCCGGCGAGCTGCGGCTCACCGACTTCCGCACCGGCACCGCCGCCGCGCCCCGGACGCTCACGGACCTGCCCGCCGTACCAGGCTGGAAGAACTACGACGTGGACAAGTTCGGCGACGGTATCGCCTGGCTGGACGCCGACGGCACGGCCCACGTCACATCGAGCGGTACACCCGCCCGGAGCTGAGTTTTTGATCCGGGCGCGGGCGGCGGCACCTGCCGCCGTCCGCGCCCTGCGGCGCCGATGACGTACGAGGGGGCGGGACCCCGCCAGGAGGTCCCGCCCCATTGTTCCAACGGGTCATGCGCCAACGGCCGTGCGGCGACGGTGCGTCAACGGTCCCGGGCGACGGTCACATGCGCCGACGGGCCGCTTCCGGGCTCAGAACCGGTCCGGGGCACGCAGGGGGAGCGGAGAGCCGGGGAGCACGTCCCGCGTCCGGTTCTCGCGTGCCTCCGCGTTCTGGCCGGCCGTCGCCTCGCAGGTCACGTCTTTCGCCGGGAGCCTGCCGGTGAGCAGGTAGCGGGCGACCGTGCCGTCCGTGCACGCGTTGCCGTTCGGGTAGACGGCATGGCCCTCGCCGCCGAGGACGGTGAGCATGCTGGAACCCTTCAGGTCGGCGTGCAGGGCCTGACCGCTGGGCAGCGGGGTCTGCGAGTCCCACTCGTTCTGGACGATCAGGGAACCCACCTTGTTGTTCACCTCGGTCGCCGGTTCCACGGACTTGTCCCAGAACGCGCAGGGCTTGATGCTGGACGCGAAGTCACCGTAGAGCGGATACCGGCCCTTGTCCTCGATGGCGTCCCGGCGGTAGCTCTCGGAATCGCGGGACCACGCCGCCGAGTTGTCGCCGCACACCACGGCCCAGAAGCTCGCCGACATGTTGTCGGACGGCGCCTCGGCGGCATCGGCGGCGTCCGCCGTCCCGGTCCCTGCGGATCCCGCGAACGGAGCGAGCTTCTTCACGGAGGCGGTCCTGCCCGCCGCCGCCTTCTTCAGCTCCACGACCCCCTCGGTGGCGTATTCCGGGGTGAAGACCGCCACCCGCATACCGCTGCGGATGTCATCGCCGGTGAGCGGCTGCCCCTCCACCTCGATGGGCGTCTCGTCGGCCTGTGCCACCAGGTCCCAGAGGGTCCGGTCGACCTCCTTCGGGGTGTCGCCGAGGCCGTACTTCGCCGAACGCCCGGCGGCCCACTCGGTCCACCGGTCGAACGCGGGCTCGGCGCCCTCGGCCCACCACTGGATCATCCCTCGCCAGGCGCGCGCCGGATCGACCGCGCTGTCCAGCACGAACCGGTCGGCCCGGCCCGGGAAGAGCTGGGTGTAGACGGCGCCCAGGTAGGTGCCGTACGAGTACCCCAGGTACGAGATCTTCTTCTCACCGAGGACCGCCCGGAGCAGATCCATGTCGCGGGCGGTGTTGCGCGTGGTGATGTGGGGGAGCGTGTCGCCCGCGTTCTTCCTGCACTTGTCCGCGACGGTGCGCGCCCAGGCGACGTCCTTGTCGAACGTCTCCTCCTTGTACGGCCGCAGCCAGTTCTCCTCCTCCGGCTCCAGGCCGCAGGAGACCGGGCTGCTCCGCCCCACCCCGCGCGGGTCGAAGCCGATGAGGTCGTACTTCTGCCGGGTGGATTCGGGCAGACCCTCCTTCATCCCCAGCGGCATGGAGAGCCCCGGCCCCCCGGGGCCGCCGGGGTTGGAGAGCAGGACACCGTGCCGCTTGCCGGGCGTGGTGCTCCTGATCCGCGATATGGCCATGTCGATCCGCTCGCCCCCGGGAACCCGGTAGTCCAGCGGGACCTTGATCGTGGCGCACTCGAACTCCGCAGGGGAGTCGGCTTCGCACCGCTTCCACCGCGGCTTCTGCTTCGCATACCGGTCCAGCGCGCTCCGGGCGGCGGGCGAGGAGGCGGCGGCCGAGGAAGCGGCGGGCGAGGAGACGGCCGACGGGGTGCCGGCCGGAGCGGCCGTGGCCGTCGAGGTGGCGAGCGCGGGAGCCAGCGTTGCCGTGACGCTCACGGCTAACAGGGGCACGAGACGTCGTCTGCGCACGAAATTCGATCCTTCCGGTCATGTGTTCGGACAGGAAAGATCCTTCAGGAACCGGCCACGCCCGCGGATCCCTCGTCGAGGCGCACCTCTCTCCACCCTGGGAATGACACAACATCCCTGGGTGGTCCCCTGGTTGTAGGGGAAGGACGGCTGACGGTCGGTTTCCGGCCCCGGCCTACCGGTACCAGCCGAACCGCTCCGCCATCAGCGGCAGGCGCTCTGCGACGATGGCGTGTGCCGCGGCCCTGGGTGTGGAGCCGTCGGCGTCCGCGCGGGCCAGCATCCGGTCGATCAGGTCCCGCATCGCGCGACGGGTGTGCGCGAAGGCCTGGCCGGCGTCGGGGCCGATGTCCCCGAACAGGGTCCACCACCACCAGGCGTTCGTCCCGGAGTTGACCACGACATCGGGCAGCACTGTGATCCCCCGCGCCGTCAGCAGTTCCTCGGCCTCCGCGAGCACCGGCATGTTCGCGGCCTCCACGACCCAGCGCGCCGTGATGCCGGCCTGGTTCGTCGCGTCGACGGCGTACGAGACGGCGGCCGGGACCAGCACCTCCGCTTCCACCGTCAGCCAGGCGTCGCGCGGCAGCTCCAGGTCGCCTTCGCGCAGAACGCCGCGGTCCACCGTCCCATGGGCGTCCCGCGCCATGAGGAGTGCCTCGATGTCCAGACCCTCCGGGTTGGCGATCGTGCCCTTCACATCGGCGACGGCGACGACCTTCAGGCCGGCCCGCGCGAGAAAGCGCGCCGTGGCTCCGCCCATGGTGCCGAGCCCCTGGACGGACACCCGGGTGTTCTCGTACGGAACGCCCGCGCGGTCCAGCGCGGCGAGTGCCGACTCCGCGACGCCGCACCCTCCCACCAGTTCGTCGAGTCCGATCCCGTCCACGGTGACCGCGAAGGCGGCGGCCAGCCGTTGCCGGGCCGCCGTCTCGTCGTCCAGGAGCGGGTAGACCGCCTGGATGGAGGAGACGAGCCCGGCCTCCGCCGCCGCCCGGTCGACGAGGTCCTGGGTGAGTCCGAGGTCCTCACCGGTCGTCCAGACGTTCTCGATGTAGGGGCGCACGGCCCGCAGGTAGCGGACGAGGACGCCGTACGCCGCCGGGTCGCGCGGGTCGCAGTCGATGCCGCCCTTGGCGCCGCCCAGCGGGATGTAGCGGGCCCGGGTGTCGGCGGCGTCGTAGTGCAGCGCCTCCTTCATCGTCATGCCGCGGGCCAGTCCCGCGACCTCCGCCCGGGTGCAGCCCTCGCGCATCCGCAGTCCGCCGCTGGAGACGCCGCGCACCAGCCGGTCGACGACCAGATAGCCGTTGCGGCCGGTGACGTGGTCCGTCCAGGTGAGGGAGATCAGGGGGTCCTGAGGATGCGGTGCGGCAGGTGCGAGGGGTACGGCGGAAGGGGTCGACGCCGTCGGTGCGCTCATCGGACAGGCTCCTCGGTCACGGTGATCAGGGTGGGCCCAGGGGTGGCCAGGGCCAGGGAAAGAGCGCGGGCGAGGGCCGCGGGGGAGTCGGCGTGGCTGCCGCGGCCGCCGTAGGCACGGGCCAGTGCGGGCAGGTCGACGGGGGGCAGGTCGACGGCGACCGGGTGGTCGCCGCGGGCCGCCATTCCGTCGCGGATCTCGCCGTAGCCGCCGTTGTCGAAGACGACGACGGGCAACGGCAGCCCCAGCTGCGCCGCGGTGGCCAGCTCCTGCACGGAGAACTGCAGGCCGCCGTCACCGCTCAGTGCCACGACCTGGCGCTGCGGGCAGGCGGTCTTCGCCCCGATGGCGGCGGGCAGCGCGTACCCGAGCGTGCCGAAGCCGGTCGGGTGCAGGAAGCGCCCCCCGGGGCCGACCGGGAGATGCGGCAGCGCGCCGTAGTAGCAGCACTGGGCGCTGTCGGAGGTGAGGACCGCGTCCGGGGCGAGCACCTCGCGTACGGCGCGGAGATACGGCAGCCATCGGGCGTCGCGGTCCGCCGTCTCCGCGTCCCGCCCCGCGCGCAGCGCCGCCACCGGGCCGGCGGGGTCCGGCGGCCGGACGTCCCTGCCGGCACGGTCCGCGGCCCCGGAATCCCCGTCCGACGGTTCCGCGAGCACCTCCAGCAACGCCGCGACGGTGCTGCGGGCATCGCCGGTCAGCGGGTGCTGGGCGGGCGGTCCCGTGTACATCTGCGCCGGGTCGAGATCGATCCGGATCAGCGTCCCGGAGAGGGCGGGCGGCGCGGACCAGAGGTCGGACTCGGCCAGCTCCGTGCCGATGGCGAGCACCGCGTCGCAGCCGGTCAGCCACCGCTGGACGGAGGGGCTGTGCAGGGACACCCCCAGCGCCAGCCGGTGCGTCTCGTCGACGATGCCCTTGCCGTTGGCCGTGGTGACGACGGGGGCGCCGAGCCGTTCGGCGAGGGCCAGACACCCGGCCGCCGCGTGCCGGGCGCCGCCGCCGAGCACCAGTGCGGGCCGCTCGGCCGACCGCAGGACCCGCGCCGCGTCGCGCACCGCGTGTCCGCCCGCGCCCGGCCGGGCCATCGGTGGGGCGAGCCGGACCGGTCCGGCCGGCTCCACGGCCTCCAGCAGGTCGAGCGGCACCTCGATGTGGACGGGGCGCGGGCGCTCGTGGCGCATCAGGGTGAACGCCCGCGCCACGGCGGAGCCGATCTCCTCGACCGAGGACACCCGGTGGCTGAACGCGGCGACTCCCCGCAGGGCCTCGGTCTGGCTGCGCATCTCGTGCAGCAGACCGGTCGCCTGCCGGGGGTGACGCAGTGGCATGCCGGGCGACACGACCAGCAGCGGAACGCTGTCGGAGTAGGCCTGGCCGACCGCCGCGGCGATATTGAGCAGGGCCGGACCCGTGGTGGTGATCGCCACCCCGGGCCGCCCGGTGACCCGCGCGTACGCGTCGGCCGCGTATCCCGCGCCCTGTTCGTGGCGGGGCGCGACATGGCCGATGCCGTACGGCCCGAGATGCCGGTAGATCTCCAGGTTGTGTGTGCCGGGGATGCCGAACGCCTGCGTCACGTCGTGTGCCGCCAGCGCGCGGACGATCGCCTCGCCGCCGGTCAGCGACGTGCGGCCGGTCTGACCGGACATGCTGCCTCCCTCCGCGAACGGGTCGCGTTACTGAACCGTCAGTCAGTATCGGGAAGTGCCGGCACCCCTGTCAAAGCGATTACGGCCGCATGTGGTCACCGCTGACCGGCGGCTTTGCCCTGTGCCGGACCCCGCACCTCGCAGTGGTCCTTGAAGCCCTGGCTGGTCAGACCGAGGGCGGCGTTGGTGCGCGCGCGCATGTTCTCGACGGAGATCATGGTCGTCAGCTCGACCAGCGCCGCCTCGCCCA from Streptomyces sp. NBC_00654 includes the following:
- a CDS encoding DUF6745 domain-containing protein, which codes for MQHVNSWRTVAAATGRADRAAAEEGVRLAYRSAGLAEPGRIIWADSPRAAVGVVEKLADAGRSVRDDIRTRPWAEERRRMYDELGPAGWSALWSATGAQLWETTAALAERIRTGVVADLAARPEDESGVRLLLLDAVLGQHDAAWLAAFDGRGERLTGLAEVARNAGWWWPYENAVVISERPEALHRDEAGRLDHGDGPALSYADGFALYAWRGMPVPAEFLAELPALTPERIRAEENAELRRVMLEYYGYDRYLTESRAEPVHRDETGILWRIALDGDEDVVMVEVVNSTPEPDGTHRTYWLRVPPSTRTAKDGVAWTFGIDGAAYAPVRQT
- a CDS encoding TetR/AcrR family transcriptional regulator, yielding MARVRLGVAERREELLRAAVEQIQVRGVSSVRIADVASVLGVSNALVLYHFSTKEKLVAAAFAYAAEADLAHLRKLLARRTSAVRRLRAAVRWYAPTGQAKGWRLWIEGWAASLREPALREVAGELDQRWKAELAAVIEEGAAAGEFHCDDPESVAWRLTALLDGLAVQMTSYAGPLSRTTMLRWTDEALARELGIDHATLTA
- a CDS encoding RNA polymerase sigma factor, whose translation is MAKVEEQRRGQVYDAELGAAVERAQQGDEEAFAAAYRLTHPGLLGYLRGMVGDDAEDVASDAWLEIARDLWRFRGDGAGFRGWTATIARNQALDHLRKQKRRPGTALLEQDMLELPGGHDTAASALETLSTQEALELIATLPREQAEAVLLRVVVGLDGPATARVLGKRVGAVRTSAYRGLKRLGEQLTGNRVLGASRGRRSGRGDEA
- a CDS encoding alpha/beta hydrolase → MRRRRLVPLLAVSVTATLAPALATSTATAAPAGTPSAVSSPAASSAAASSPAARSALDRYAKQKPRWKRCEADSPAEFECATIKVPLDYRVPGGERIDMAISRIRSTTPGKRHGVLLSNPGGPGGPGLSMPLGMKEGLPESTRQKYDLIGFDPRGVGRSSPVSCGLEPEEENWLRPYKEETFDKDVAWARTVADKCRKNAGDTLPHITTRNTARDMDLLRAVLGEKKISYLGYSYGTYLGAVYTQLFPGRADRFVLDSAVDPARAWRGMIQWWAEGAEPAFDRWTEWAAGRSAKYGLGDTPKEVDRTLWDLVAQADETPIEVEGQPLTGDDIRSGMRVAVFTPEYATEGVVELKKAAAGRTASVKKLAPFAGSAGTGTADAADAAEAPSDNMSASFWAVVCGDNSAAWSRDSESYRRDAIEDKGRYPLYGDFASSIKPCAFWDKSVEPATEVNNKVGSLIVQNEWDSQTPLPSGQALHADLKGSSMLTVLGGEGHAVYPNGNACTDGTVARYLLTGRLPAKDVTCEATAGQNAEARENRTRDVLPGSPLPLRAPDRF
- a CDS encoding Glu/Leu/Phe/Val dehydrogenase dimerization domain-containing protein, which encodes MSAPTASTPSAVPLAPAAPHPQDPLISLTWTDHVTGRNGYLVVDRLVRGVSSGGLRMREGCTRAEVAGLARGMTMKEALHYDAADTRARYIPLGGAKGGIDCDPRDPAAYGVLVRYLRAVRPYIENVWTTGEDLGLTQDLVDRAAAEAGLVSSIQAVYPLLDDETAARQRLAAAFAVTVDGIGLDELVGGCGVAESALAALDRAGVPYENTRVSVQGLGTMGGATARFLARAGLKVVAVADVKGTIANPEGLDIEALLMARDAHGTVDRGVLREGDLELPRDAWLTVEAEVLVPAAVSYAVDATNQAGITARWVVEAANMPVLAEAEELLTARGITVLPDVVVNSGTNAWWWWTLFGDIGPDAGQAFAHTRRAMRDLIDRMLARADADGSTPRAAAHAIVAERLPLMAERFGWYR
- a CDS encoding thiamine pyrophosphate-binding protein, whose protein sequence is MSGQTGRTSLTGGEAIVRALAAHDVTQAFGIPGTHNLEIYRHLGPYGIGHVAPRHEQGAGYAADAYARVTGRPGVAITTTGPALLNIAAAVGQAYSDSVPLLVVSPGMPLRHPRQATGLLHEMRSQTEALRGVAAFSHRVSSVEEIGSAVARAFTLMRHERPRPVHIEVPLDLLEAVEPAGPVRLAPPMARPGAGGHAVRDAARVLRSAERPALVLGGGARHAAAGCLALAERLGAPVVTTANGKGIVDETHRLALGVSLHSPSVQRWLTGCDAVLAIGTELAESDLWSAPPALSGTLIRIDLDPAQMYTGPPAQHPLTGDARSTVAALLEVLAEPSDGDSGAADRAGRDVRPPDPAGPVAALRAGRDAETADRDARWLPYLRAVREVLAPDAVLTSDSAQCCYYGALPHLPVGPGGRFLHPTGFGTLGYALPAAIGAKTACPQRQVVALSGDGGLQFSVQELATAAQLGLPLPVVVFDNGGYGEIRDGMAARGDHPVAVDLPPVDLPALARAYGGRGSHADSPAALARALSLALATPGPTLITVTEEPVR